The genomic segment GAAAGAGCGATCACTTCAATAAGTGTTGCTTGATTTAACAGATAataaagaataaaagaaaaagcAGTTACAAGCATTACTAGAGTTAGAGAATTATATCACAATGCATTAGTAATCGTGTAAAAGTCGTAAGTTAAAGAGTGTTTTAAAACATCACAAATTGGCCAAAAGTGAGCAAATATTCATATTAAACCATTAGATAAGACCCCTATATACTATTTACCTGGTACCCTCAATATAAAATGTAGACAAATTAATTCTCTAAGAAAATCAAATCAATCTAGAAAGACATTTATAGAAAAAGTCATTAACATTTACTCAAACCAATTATAATTGTATAACTGGAAACATGCAtagatttttttcattttttgtatTCTGCTATTGGAAACATCATATATATTAGTATATGCTTGAAAAAGTGACTCAGCTTGAAATATCAAATTGAAGTGGACAAAAAATTTATctataaaaaaatcaatattgcaataaaagaaaagaaaaacatataaGGGAAAACTAAAACAATTGTTCCTCTCATGGTGCATCAcgttttggttttggtttggtGGTGCCGCAATCAATTTCATACCCAATTAATGTTCCATTTGTAGTGTTTATATTAGATTCTTTCTAAGGTGTGGGCATGAAAAGTAACTAAACAAAATGAAGAATAATGACTCTCAAAGCTATTATCTCCAATAAACTGCAGAGgcaaaatattcataaaatcatAATATCCACTCAACATAATGTAAAGAATCCTTTCATTATTCCaaactaatattttattaaatgaagATTATACATCAGATCTTGTTCTATCACTATCATCAGTCACGAACCCAGACAAAGGAaggaaaaaaacagaaaaaagagATCTagtgagagagagaaggagatcTTACCCACTGATGTCGAGCCCCCCAAACCCGCTGCGATCACCACCACCTAGCGCCCTCGTTTGCGCCTGTCGTCGTCGCCAAGCGCCTTGTGTCGCCGTCGACGTCTCGTACAGAGAGAAAGATGGAGAGATCGAGTGTGAGAGAGACGAGGAATCGACGGAGATGAGTGTGAGAGAGGCGGAGAGAGATCGAGAAGTGCAAGAGAGGGAGAACGCCTGAGAGAAAGGGGGAGGAGTAGGTTCGTTAGAAGAAAATGGACTGAAGCCccaaattgttttattttaaaaaaagaaattgGATTTGCATCACTGGTCCAAATCGGGGATAACTTGAAAAATACCCACCAGTTTTAGTTTTAAGATTAGTTAACCAAAAATAGCTACTAATAATATTTAGTTGAATATTACCCACTTTTTTAAGCACATTTCTCATATTACCCTTAAAACATTACTAGAAGTCCAACGTAAAAATCTCAATCTTTGCCTCTGTCGTGTCATTTATTTCTCTCTTTAAATAATATTCCACTGTGAGTTCCACTAGACTACTGTATAATGGGTAGAGTCATTAATAGTTTGGGTATTAATAAAAGAGTTTTAAAAAGTaggtaaaaattaaaaagattaaCTTAAATTTGGTACTAGGTGTAATTTTCCCCCCAAAATCGTGATGAACCCTTAGCTCCAAAtcgttttccttttttttttattttataaaagttAGTTTATGTCATAATTTGACTCTTTTTAATATATAGTTATTTAGCAATTATATTTCTGGTATTTTAGTTTTtcctttaataatttttttcatacAAATTATAAAAAGTATAATCTttatatttttaaacaataataatataaaagtcatatttatgaaaaatctcCTTAATTTTGTGGGTTAGAAAAAATGACTTACTCCCCCAATTCGATAAAACTAGCTTATAGTTTTGAGCCTCTTTTacttaacaattaacaattttaaggGCTTACTTTGGGAGTCATTAATACTCTTTTAGCGAGCCCTTAAAAGTTACAATTCCTAAtttttcattattaaaaaaatcatatttaataTTCGTTATCCATTCCTTATTCATTATTGATTCATTCATTTTATACATtctatgagaaaaaaaattattttggaatTAATGTGACTATTTATCTTTCCAATTAATGTTTATTGCCTAATTAACctaaaaaattctaaattattaattttatatattttatttatttattttcatcatcattataatcatttatcatcaaaaacttatttagtgatttatggtaaccatccatgggtaataattattaaaaagtcttatatatatatatatcaatgaaTACACATATGTTTATATAAGTTCAAAACAGGTTTTtatacgcgtgactaatttttttatacgcgtggaatGTAACATGCTTGAACCTTATTTTcaacattgtaaattattcagaattttctgaaaatttgcaaacTATTCTAAAGAGttataatatacacggtcataaaaaagaAATTCGTCGAAAATACTTCCCAAATCAAAATCACTAGGAGGGTGCACCGGTGTACCTCTTTTAGGGGGTGCACCCGAGAATTTGCCAAAAAGAAATTCATCGAAAATACTTTCCGAGTCAAAATACCAGGAGTGCACCCGAGAATTTCCttatacttttattttattttttttaaaaaaattcagctCCAATGTTGACTTTTTTGAAGTCATAATTTTTTATCCCTTCATTAAACAAAAAAGTGATAAAAATGGTTCACAtactagaaaaaaaaaagcagaTTTTTTTTAGAGTACGCTGTATAATTGGGTTTTAGAAAATCAATCAATGGAACCTTGAAAAtgatatattattaataaaaatgccACCTTTTACATATGTAAAgcgaataataataataataaagtgtaGGGTGTGGAAAATAAAAGATTATgtacaaattcaaataatatatCATCCTAATTTTATAGGATAAAAACAGAGGGACTGGTTAATAAAAGAGGCATTAGGAAGAGAAAAGGCAAAACAACAGAGAACTATCTTGGATATCATGAGAGATTACATTCTGCATTAGAAGAAGCCTGTAAATAAATAGCCACTGAAATTTGAGGATGGCACTCAAACCGTTGACATAGTAGACAAAAAGCAATTTCAGTGCTAGATTTCATCTTGGAACGATCTAATATTACATAGAAAGTACAATGAACACAGAATAAGCTTCAAAACTTCAgccattttttctctttttccttGCTCATAACTGCATTTGATGCAGATGCATGAGCTGCCACTGTGTCCGCTAATGCTTTCCGAGTCTCGCTCAATTTCCTCATTGCCGCGTCATAAACCGCCTTCTCTTTCCTGTTCCTGTTCGCCATTTCTTCAAGCTTCTCGATCTTCATTCTCAAATCCTTGACTTCGTCATCGTATGCAACCAATGTCCTCCGGTCGACCTTTTTCCCCTCTGCAGAATCTTTATTTTGCTGCTTTTGTGCTGGACCAATTAAAGCTTCGTCATGCTTTGCGAGTTGGATGTTGATAAGACTAAAGACGTCTGGTGCCATTTCCTCTCTCTCTTTTGCAGCTCGTGTTAATGCAGCAAACTTCTTATCACGTTTCCTCTTGCCACCTCTGCTCCGCTTCTTTCCTTGATTCTCCTTGCTCTCTTTCTTTTTACGAGACTCAACAGCAAGATCAAGAGATTGTTTAGCAGGAAGAACCCGGACATTTATAGGATCCACCATTCCCTGCCCAGAAACACCTAATCCCATTCCTTCACGATAACCCATATTAGCCATCATCTTGGAAGCTATACCTCTAGTGTGGTTCTCCCACTTGGCAAAGATGGCAGTTTCTTTCTGGATGCCTCTTTTCGAGCTGCTGTCTAAAAACCCTATGCCCTGTGGGCTATCTTCGTCATAGTCACTAGAATCAGATTGTTCTGAGCTTAAGTCACTTTCTTCTTCATTGCTCATTTCAGCATACTCTGATAGTGTTATAGCTTCATCCCCCAGGTTTGCAGAGCTTCCATCATCTCGGAAAACCACTTTCCCTAGCCCAAGTTCATCGTCCCATGACTCAAGCTCCCCTCCCCTCCAAAGACCACCGCTACCATTAGAGACTGCCCAAACACTGGATCCCACTGCTGACTGCTCCCATATTGTTGGGATATACTTTTTCAGTGAGGATAATGGGACATCAACTCCTGTACATTATAGACTCAAAGTCAATACCCAGATGGCAGATGCTGAAAAGAGCTCCAAACTAAATTTACATAACATCTATGGTGCACTAGCGGTCTGCTATCGTAAATTACATTTAAGAAACAGTTACTAGAAGTAATAGAACCCAAGAATAATTGGCTAAGATGCTATGGTGAAAGGCAGCCATAACTATCAATGATAAAGGAACATAAGGAAAGAAGAGGGGTGCCGTAACACTACACCAACAGACAAAATGAAAAAGAATAAAGAGGATGTGAGCGGTAAATAGACTACAGCTTGTGTTTAAATGAAAGAGTATATAGGTAAAAGGTTCTCAAACTGCCATTTGCGTTTTTGGCAACAAAAAGTAGAAGAGCAAAATAAACTGCTTGCTTCTGAGGTGAAGCAAACATTATCAGTACTTTTCCTGAACCAGAAACAGAACcaaaataatcatttaattcatatAACGGACTTAGAAATTGCCAGGCTATATTCTTTAACTGGACAGCCCTTGCAAGCAATATTCCATACCCAAACAAAGGACTCTAAACACTAATGAGCTATAATTACAGGTTGCAAATAGATTTGTTGCAGCATACCATGTGATAAGCGGCAGTTATTACGAAACCGACATCTTTGCTGCAGAAAGAAGTTGCACATCTGCAGTTTGTGGTCTAGTGTTAGTTTGGTGGCGCGACAAACACCATAATTTCAAGTCACAACTTACATGGTAAACAAATTGAATTTCGACTGTTTTCCCTGTCAAGTCTCGCCTAAATACCAACTGGAACTAATTCTCATTAAGTTCTTCTACATTTAAACTTGTTATGCTAATCATTTATTCCACATTAGACCAATATGTCCTACATGAGAGTCAAATCGATGATTTCACATGTAGCTACCTTTGTTTCTCATAAATCCACTCAATAGGGTGTGCAATCCACTAAACAAGATTTCCGAATGAGATCACTATCGTGCAACAGATAATAAAACAAGGATAGAACTTGTAGTTTACCAGCATACTTTCCGAAGTGGGATTGAGGAAAGAAACCTTTGCTGAAGAACTAGAACCATCTAAGTCAACAATTAGACCATTATACCATCGTCCATCCGAGTATCTGAATCTACATTTCGATCCAATTTTGTAACATTGGTTCTCCTCCAAAGGTTCAGGCTCAACATCTGTTGGATCGAGAGGTTCAACCTTGGCCACATTATCAGTAGGACATGAAGCTAGAAGCACTGAATCAGCTTCTCTAAGTAACCGTGCACGTTTCAAATGTAGAAGGCCCTCCTCTGCATCTTTAATTGCCTGAACAACCTCCTCACAAACCTGTGAAATTACAACACCATGCCTAGCAAGTTTAAGCTCAAATTTGAAACACTATACCATGACCCAAATTAGAAAAGACcagaaaaacaacacaaaaaaaaaattagatacatAAATCAAAGGTATGATTTTTCACCAAGTATGTCTACATATCATCACTTGCAAAGGGTTTTCTTTAATACTCAAAGTACCCAAGTACTGAGACATTTTGAGTTAAGCTAAAATTTcaaacattatacaataaaccaAATTAGAAAAAGCCAGAATGACAGCAACTAAATAGTCTAGATAAATAAAATCAAAGGTATGATTTTTCACCAACTAAATATGTCTATATATCATAACCTCCAAAGGGCAGTTTTCAATAATCAAAGTCCCCAAATACTGGGACTTTTTTACTACATGATGTTTGATTGATTGAAGGATTAAGGGTAGGTTGCAATGTATATTTCGATACAAAAATGTGATAGTGAATCCAGAAACCCATTTTTCATGTAGATTAACCCCAATTTCCAATTTCTTTtctgaaaagaaaattaaaaaaattgaagtaGGTGGTAAAGCAATGGCGTACCGAGAGAAGCTCCAGATTGTTAGGATCAAAAGCTAGGGCATCTTTAAGGGCAGCGAGAGAATCACGTTGCTCATGCAATTGGAGCTCCAGTTGGGTCTCCAGAACCCTCTCTTCCTCGTATGCCATGGCTCTTCTTCTCGTCCACGACTACCAATACATATTTtggaaaaattatttatataaaattgattggtaactgttaattaatgaaccaaaatataatttatttaaatatgaaATTAGGGGTTTATTATTGGGAAATTACAATATATACCACAATTCTAAAAgttctcatattttctttttgttttttttatgggtttatgccttttttatattttagttttgcttcattatttgtttgtactatttgttttgacaaattattttttagaccctgtgttttctaaaatagttcaaatagatccCTAAACTCGATTTTAATCAAAGTTTatgaactaaaatcataaataattcataaaactaacaactcagaacaaaaatacaa from the Humulus lupulus chromosome X, drHumLupu1.1, whole genome shotgun sequence genome contains:
- the LOC133803392 gene encoding zinc finger CCCH domain-containing protein 18, which codes for MAYEEERVLETQLELQLHEQRDSLAALKDALAFDPNNLELLSVCEEVVQAIKDAEEGLLHLKRARLLREADSVLLASCPTDNVAKVEPLDPTDVEPEPLEENQCYKIGSKCRFRYSDGRWYNGLIVDLDGSSSSAKVSFLNPTSESMLMCNFFLQQRCRFRNNCRLSHGVDVPLSSLKKYIPTIWEQSAVGSSVWAVSNGSGGLWRGGELESWDDELGLGKVVFRDDGSSANLGDEAITLSEYAEMSNEEESDLSSEQSDSSDYDEDSPQGIGFLDSSSKRGIQKETAIFAKWENHTRGIASKMMANMGYREGMGLGVSGQGMVDPINVRVLPAKQSLDLAVESRKKKESKENQGKKRSRGGKRKRDKKFAALTRAAKEREEMAPDVFSLINIQLAKHDEALIGPAQKQQNKDSAEGKKVDRRTLVAYDDEVKDLRMKIEKLEEMANRNRKEKAVYDAAMRKLSETRKALADTVAAHASASNAVMSKEKEKKWLKF